In the Colletotrichum lupini chromosome 1, complete sequence genome, one interval contains:
- a CDS encoding ent-kaurene oxidase: MASPFSGSDALLQAARSFPPSHGSLNPHTKHVLFCVTGEELSAPSHLPSPFQTVSYYHAVGEVFVGAVGTIVVTSEWGSRRPPDAVIHEPLSDIDLQAPGGSACRFGDSGIQPITKIGLKSGWRLIAKSDPPHRETLDAYFASRWTVACIFSFNLRSTMNHSNQSNPLSWALAYFSNVSRQPGASKPEYMFAILTFSIFLWISITTASRGKRPLINPRRWFDISGKKRKIEYIPNCAKYIELGLKLFQGRPYRMATDMGEILILPATWAHEIRNDPNLSLNEVLKADFHVGYPGFEPFEVGFADDGLLLAVTRKHLTKHADVLNQPLSAEASFIIDKTFGAPHEWCEFALKPLLVDIIAQCSACMFIGPDHCRDEAWLKITKMYTLDCLRASEALRLWPKVLRGTAQKYLGSCKKLRNHIAEARRIIHPIIEKRRALHQKHGGKLPPSELPNLVDWFEEEADGRPYDLAVFQVLISLASIHATSDLINEALLCLARDPQLVDDVREEIAKVVPHHGFSKVGLYNLKLLDSVIKESQRLKVDPVFMNRIATGRVKLPDGSTVLKGQRLSVSGDVMRNDKLYQNPSEFDGYRYLRLRQQPGNESQFQLTSTSPTDLSWGLGKHACPGRFFVANEVKLLLIHILMKYDLKLPEEYTPQKRCYGINVSSDPESRILLRKHTPYIDIDSFCIVLGIVSGLDRCWPKLIVVLRQYEIMVNDDSQVLSGCL; the protein is encoded by the exons ATGGCGAGCCCCTTTTCTGGTAGTGACGCGCTGCTGCAAGCAGCTCGATCTTTCCCTCCT AGCCACGGGAGCTTAAACCCTCACACGAAGCATGTTTTGTTTTGTGTCACGGGGGAGGAACTGAGCGCTCCCTCTCACCTGCCCAGCCCATTTCAGACGGTTTCCTACTACCATGCAGTTGGCGAAGTATTCGTAGGGGCGGTGGGCACCATAG TTGTTACATCGGAGTGGGGCTCACGCCGTCCCCCCGATGCTGTAATACACGAACCGTTG TCCGACATAGACCTGCAGGCTCCTGGAGGGTCGGCATGCAGGTTCGGCGACTCC GGGATCCAGCCAATCACCAAAATCGGGTTGAAGTCTGGGTGGCGACTGATTGCCAAATCCGATCCACCTCATCGCGAAACACTTGATGCTTATTTTGCTT CACGGTGGACAGTAGCCTGCATATTCTCCTTCAACCTGCGTTCAACCATGAACCACAGTAACCAAAGCAACCCACTCAGTTGGGCCTTGGCATACTTTTCAAATGTCTCCCGCCAACCTGGCGCAAGTAAGCCAGAATACATGTTCGCTATTCTGACTTTCAGCATTTTCTTGTGGATTTCTATTACCACTGCTTCTCGCGGCAAACGGCCCCTTATCAATCCTCGCCGCTGGTTTGATATCTCTGGCAAGAAACGCAAGATCGAGTACATTCCGAACTGTGCAAAGTACATTGAGCTTGGCCTCAAGTTATTCCAGGGTCGCCCGTACCGAATGGCTACGGACATGGGCGAGATCCTCATTTTACCTGCCACATGGGCTCACGAAATACGCAACGACCCCAATCTGAGCCTGAACGAGGTATTGAAAGCCGATTTCCACGTGGGGTACCCTGGTTTTGAACCATTTGAGGTTGGGTTCGCTGATGATGGGCTTCTCCTTGCCGTCACCCGTAAGCACCTAACCAAGCACGCAG ACGTTCTTAACCAGCCCCTCTCTGCGGAGGCAAGCTTCATCATCGATAAGACTTTTGGTGCTCCACATG AGTGGTGCGAGTTCGCACTGAAACCTCTTCTTGTTGACATTATTGCTCAGTGTTCAGCATGCATGTTCATTGGTCCTGATCATTGTCGCGACGAGGCTTGGCTGAAGATCACGAAAATGTACACACTGGACTGCCTCAGAGCGTCCGAAGCTTTGCGTCTATGGCCCAAAGTTCTCCGCGGAACGGCACAAAAGTACCTGGGCTCTTGCAAAAAGCTGCGAAATCATATTGCCGAGGCGCGTCGCATCATTCATCCAATCATAGAGAAGAGACGAGCTCTGCATCAAAAACATGGAGGCAAATTGCCGCCCTCTGAGCTTCCCAACTTGGTTGATTGGTTTGAAGAAGAAGCGGATGGAAGACCATACGATCTAGCTGTTTTCCAAGTCCTCATATCACTTGCCTCTATACACGCCACCTCTGATTTAATCAATGAGGCGCTCTTATGCCTAGCGCGTGACCCTCAGTTGGTGGATGATGTTCGGGAAGAGATTGCAAAAGTTGTTCCTCACCATGGGTTCAGCAAGGTTGGCCTGTACAACCTCAAGCTTCTGGATAGCGTCATCAAGGAGAGTCAAAGACTCAAGGTTGATCCAG TCTTCATGAACCGCATTGCCACAGGAAGGGTGAAGCTGCCAGATGGTTCAACCGTTCTGAAAGGCCAGCGCCTCTCCGTGTCCGGGGACGTCATGCGCAACGACAAATTGTACCAAAATCCAAGTGAATTTGATGGTTACAGATATCTAAGGCTGCGCCAACAGCCTGGAAATGAATCACAGTTCCAGTTAACTAGCACGAGCCCGACTGATTTGAGTTGGGGCCTCGGCAAGCACGCATGTCCAGGTCGTTTTTTTGTTGCCAACGAGGTTAAGCTGCTATTGATTCATATTTTGATGAAATATGACTTGAAGCTTCCAGAAGAATACACGCCACAGAAAAGATGCTATGGCATCAACGTGTCGTCTGACCCCGAGTCACGAATCCTTCTACGCAAGCATACACCCTACATTGACATAGATTCTTT TTGCATCGTTCTGGGCATAGTGAGTGGCCTGGACCGATGCTGGCCTAAGCTTATTGTAGTATTGAGGCAGTATGAAATCATGGTTAATGATGACTCGCAGGTTCTATCCGGTTGCTTGTAA